AAAAGGATTTACCATAGGATTTACTATGAGTTTTGTAATAAGCAGCATGGGGATTAAAGGAATGTGGTTTTCATTTCTTGGAGTGTTACCACAAAATATAATATACATACCATGTATAATATTTTCTTCTGTGCTTGCTATGGAATTTTCGCTTATGCTTTTTAAAGATAGAGCAAGAGTTCCATGGAAATCCCACATTCTAGTTAGATTTACATCTTATTCTATGTCTTTTCTGCTTGTGTGTATTATAATGTTTATAGGTTTTTTTATGGAATCTTATCTGACTCCTAATATGATTAAGTTTATTGTAGTAAGTTCCATGAGGATATTATTATGATTTTAGATGAACAAAAAACAAATTTTATTATAGAAGTATTGAAGTGCTTTTTCATATTAGTGTTTTTTGGAATGTTTTTACCTAAATTTATAGATTTAGTAATATATAATCTCGTAGTTAAGTCTCATTCCTATGATAATAGTATATTTGTGTACAATATATTTAGTAAAAATATAGATATAATATACAATTATATTACTGTTTTTAATGAATTTATAAAATTTTAACTCCCGAAGAGTAGGTGATAATTTTGGAAAGCTTTTTACTGGGCTATGCAGAACAACTGGAGAAAAAACACATGAGTAAAAATACGTTAGATGCATATATTAGGGATATAAATAGATTCTATAATTTTATAAAGAAGAGAGAAGGAAACTTAGAAGAAGTGGAAGTAGTGTCCATAATGGCATATGTACAGTACCTTCAAAAAGAAGGCAAGGCAATTTCATCCATAGTTAGAAATATAGTTTCTCTTAGAAATTTCTATAAATATCTAATGGTTAAGGGAGTAATAAACGAAAATCCTCTTTTGTACTATGAAATCCCTAAAGTAAAGCATAATATACCCAAAGTTCTAACTGTAGATGAGGTAGACAAGCTTCTTGATTCTCCAGATTCTACTACCTATAAAGGAATAAGGGATAAAGCTATGCTTGAGATAATGTATGCTGCAGGAATGAAGGTGATGGAACTTTTAACTTTAACTATATATGATATAGATCTAAAATTTTCATATATACGTTGTAAAAGTCTTAGGAACAAAGAAAGACTGGTGCCTATAGGTTCTGTGGCAGTAGAATATTTAAAAAATTATTTAGATATAAGACCCCAATTAAATATATATAATTTGGATACTTTGTTTTTGAATTTAAGAGGTGCAGCCATGAGTCGCCAGGGATTTTGGAAAATTGTAAAATACTATGCAAAAGAATCTAAAATAGACAAGGATATAAATGCCTTTACTTTAAGACATTCTTTTGCAGTACATTTGCTTCAAAATGGTGCAGATATTAAATCTGTACAGGAACTTTTGGGACATAAAGATTTATCTGCTACCCAAATATATTCTGCAGTACTAAAGAAGAATAAAATTGCAGAAGTATATAAAAAAGCTCATCCACGGGCATAATTAACATGTGTTTTAAATAGTTTTGTATAGTGAAGAGAGGATGAGCTTATATGAAGAGAGTAATTTTAATAGTATTTGACAGTGTAGGTATAGGAGAATTACCAGATGCAGAAGAATATGGAGATGTAGGAAGTAATACTTTGGGAAATATATCAAAAGCTGTAGGAAGACTTGAAATTCCAACTCTGTACAAATTAGGGATTGGAAATATACAGGGAGTTAAAAATTTAAGCGGATGTGAAAAACCTATAGGGAATTTTGGAAAGTGTGCTGAATTATCCAAGGGAAAAGATACTGTAACGGGACACTGGGAAATGGCAGGGATTGTTCTAAAAATTCCTTTAAATACTTATCCCCAGGGATTTCCTGAAGATATAATAGAAGAATTTCAAGTTAAAATCGGTAGAAAAGTCCTTGGGAATAAAGTGGCATCAGGTACGGAAATAATAAATGAACTGGGAAAAGAACATGTAGATACAGGATACCCTATAGTATATACTTCTGCAGATAGTGTATTTCAAGTGGCTGCCCATGAAAAAGTGATTCCACTGGAGGAATTATATAAAATATGTAAGATAGCCAGAGAAATGCTTCTAGGAGATAGAACCGTAGGAAGAGTAATTGCAAGACCTTTTATTTATGACAAGGGAAAGTATGTAAGAACTTCAAATAGAAAAGATTTTGCACTTGATCCTCCAGGAAAAACCATGCTGGACTATATAAAGGAAGCTGGATTAGATGTAATGGCAGTAGGTAAAATAGAGGATATATACAATAAAAGAGGAATAACAGAGGCAGTTCATATAAAAAATAATATGGATGGTATAGACAAAACCTTGGGTTATATGAAAAAAAATAAACAGGGACTTATATTTACAAATTTAGTTGATTTTGATATGCTGTATGGCCATAGAAATGATGTAGAAGGATATGCTAAAGCTCTTGTAGAGGCAGATAAAAGGATTCCTGAAATAATTTCTAATATGAATGAAAGGGATGTACTTATAATAACTGCAGATCACGGGTGTGATCCAACTACAAAAAGTACAGATCACTCCAGAGAATATATACCTGTTTTAGTGTACGGGAAAAATTTAAAAGCGTGTGTAGACATAGGTATAAGGAAAAGTTATTCTGACATAGGCAAAACTATATTAGAACTTTTAGATATAAAAAATGATCTTCAGGGAATTAGTTTTAAAGACTTAATAGACAAATAATTAAAAGGTAATTAAAAGGACATAAAAATCTTTCAAGTATTTGTTTATTCAAGCGCGGCAAGTAGCTAATATTCCTATCTTCTTCAAAGTGGGAGATAAGCGCTGCTGTGCGCCTGGATAATATCTTAAGGGAGAAATTTAGTATGGATATGAAATATATAATTCAGAAAAAAAAATCTGGTAGAAGTTTAACGTCAGAAGAAATAGATGAAATGGTACAGGGATATATAAAGGGACAAATACCTGAGTATCAGATGTCAGCTTTTCTTATGTCAGTTTGTTTTAAGGGCATGACTGAAGAGGAAACTGCAAATTTAACCATGTCTTTTGTTAATTCTGGAGATAAAGTAGATCTATCAGATATTAAAGGTATAAAAGTAGATAAGCACTCCTCTGGAGGTGTAGGGGATAAAATTAGTTTAATTGTTGTGCCTTTAGTAGCTTCACTAGGTATACCTGTGGCTAAAATGAGCGGTAGGGGATTAGGCCATACCGGCGGCACCATAGATAAGTTGGAATCCATAGAGGGTTTTAACACCCGGTTAAGTAAAAATGATTTTATAAGCAATGTAAATACATATAAAATGGCTATTGTAGGTCAGTCGGGAAATCTGACTCCGGCAGACAAGAAGATTTATGCATTAAGAGATGTTACTTCCACAGTAGATAGTATTCCTCTAATAGCAAGCTCAATTATGAGTAAGAAAATAGCTTCAGGGGCAGATGCAATAGTTTTAGATGTAAAGGTAGGTTCTGGTGCATTTATGAAGTCTTTGGGTGAAGCTAAGGATTTAGCAAGAACTATGGTTTCAATAGGTAAATCCCTCAATAAAAAAACTATAGCATTGGTTACGGATATGAATCAGCCGTTAGGACATGAAGTGGGAAATGCCAATGAGGTTAAAGAAGCAATAGAAGTATTAAAAGGTAAGGGTGCAGAAGACGAAACTTTAGTGGCACTTGCCATAGCTTCTTACATGGCTGTATTAGGTGGGGCATTTCAAGATGTAAATACTGCATATAAGGCTTTAGAGGAATTGATCAAGTCAGGCAGGGCAATAGAAAAATTCAGGCAATTGGTAGAGATACAAGGAGGAAATCCCCAGGTAATTGATAATCCCAAGTTGTTTCCACAGGCACAGAATCATATAGATATAAAAGCTCATAAGAGTGGATATGTATATAAGATTCAGGCTGAATCCATAGGACGGTCTGCAATGTTACTTGGCGCTGGAAGAAAGACAAAGGAGGATATAATTGATTTATCTGCCGGAATTACAATGGTTAAGAAAGTGGGAGATAAGGTTTCCTTGGGGGATACGCTCTGTATTTTGCACAGCAATATGAATGATTGTATGGAAGCGGAAAAAATAGCTCTAAATGCTTTTTCTATAGGGGTTACAAAACCGCCTGAAATTCAGTATATTTACGATGTTATAGAGTAAGGAATCTTCAAATTGTTATATGAGCGCTATCATTATAAGTATGATGTTAGTGCTTTATTTTTGATGAAAAGGTAAAAATAAGTTATAATTATATAAAATAACGAAAAGGATTGATACAATAAGATATAAGGTTAGTATAGAAAAGTGGTGAATTTATGGTTAATAATATTGATTTACCTAAGATAAAGCAAAAAATAATATTTATGCAAAGTAACCTGAATAAATTAAAGAAATTGCAAAAGATTTCTAAAGATATATTTATAGAAGATTTTAGAAATGTAGACAGTGCTAAGTATTTATTACAGGTGACAATTGAAGCTATGCTGGATATAAGTAATCATATAATAGCTAGAAACCGAATGGGGAAACCGAAGACTAATAAAGAAAGTTTTGAAATACTTGCAAAAGAGAGTATTATAGATAGAAAGTATGTAAATATCTGTTTTGCTATGGTTAAACTTAGAGAAGGAATTGTTCATATGTATTTTGATATTAATGATGAAATGATTTATGAAATAACTCAAAATAATTTAGAAGATTTCGAAGCTTTTATTCAAACTATAATTAAAAATATTAATCTATAAGTAAATTATTAATTTTATCCGAACAGCTACCATTGCTAATACTTCCATCTTCTTCAAAGTGGGAATAAGAACTGCTACGCCCCTGGATAAGTTCTTCCCCTAAAGGTGTGTTGTTTTTTTCTGCTAGAATTATAGTATTATGAGGTATTGTGTTGGAGAAAGTATGGAATTAAAGGCTTTATTGGTAATAATTTATTTTATCTATGAGATTAAAGTTGACCTTTGAGAATTTGAATATTAAGGATTCTCACAAGGCCACTATTATATACTTATAAAGTATGTGCAATTTTGTTTAACTCTTCAGACATAGAAGATATTTCTTCTATGCTGGCTGTAATCTCTTCTGAAACAGCAGCTTGTTCCTGAATTGAAACTAGTGAATTTTGGCTTTTTTCACAGGTTTTATTTACTTTTTCTTTGATAGAGTCAGTTAATTCTTTAATTTTTGGAACTGTGCCCTTGGATTGTTCAGACAGCTTTCTAATTTCCTGTGCAACAACACCAAATCCTTTTCCTGACTCTCCGGCCCGGGATGCTTCAATGGAAGCGTTTAATCCAAGCATGTTGGTTTGATTGCCAATCTTACTAATAAAAGATGACACTTCATTGATTTCTTCTGATAATTTTATTATCTCATTAATATCTTTATTGAGTTCTTTTTCATTTGTATATATGGCGGATGCAGATGCTGCCAATTGTGAAATTACGGAAGCTATTCCTGCAAGATTGTGTTCGAGGCCTGATGACATATCCCGGAGATTACTAGCAATTACCTTAGGTATTATTATACCCAAAGTAGCTACAACTTCCTGTGAATTATCCTCATCAAATAATGGATAACATGTTGTAAGGGTAGGTACTCCATGTGCTGTGCTGTCCCGTTCCAGTGAAATTTGTTTTTTTGTTTTTATAGCTTTGGCGGCAGTATTATCTTCATTTAAATTATATCCCACCTGGAGACGAGGTATATCAAATTTTTTTGAAGGCTGTCTATAAGCAATCTTCTCTAAATCTGTCATATAAAGAAAAGCACCCTCTGGGTACATTTCGGCTAAGATTGGTGCAAAATCAGTAAATGATTTTGCTGCAGGATGTAATCTTGGAAATACAATGGAGAATGCTCCTATGGGTTGGTTTTTTTCATTAACTAAAGGTTGAGCCAGTGTTGTTAACCTCATTCCGTAAAGGGAGCGGGGAACATTTTGTATTATTGTCCTGTTTTCTTTTATTGCCCTGCCTGCTATACTGTTAGAATTCAATTTTTCTCCAACATGGAATATATTTAAATCAAAATCTTTTGATGCCTTTCTCCAAACGAATGTGTCTCCTTCTATAATTAAATATAAAACTCCTCCTGATATTATATCAACATGTAATTCTGCTATAGCTTTTAAATAATCTATTCCATTTATAGAAATCATTATAATAACTCCTTTCTTAAAATCAATATAAGTTAAATATAGGGGTTAATGATTAATTTCATAATTTCATAAATATTTAAAAAGTTCATAATAGTATTTATATTTTATCATTTTAATTTTTATATTTCAATCCTGTTTTATAATTAGTCCTGTCTAAATATTGTATCATTGCTAAAAATATATAGAATAATTAGTTATTTTAATATATAATTAATAATGTAGAACTATAGTATAATGTGGTATGGTACAAATTAGAATGAATTAATATATTTTTTATAGAAAATTTCTAAATAGTAAATATTTTTAATGATATTTTAATATTGAACTTGTGGTTGAAAGTTAAAAAATAACTGTAAAAGGAGGAGACTAATTGTTGCGAAATATGTAGTAGAATCTATAAAGATCTTATTGTGAATTTTAATATTGTTAATGACAATTGTTCTATATTATTAGCTTAATTAATTGTAAATTAAATAAGTCTTATAGAATTCTATAGATTTTGGCAACGGTGCTGCAATAATGTATGTTGTGTTATTTATAGCCATAATATCAATATTTTTTATATTTAATTACATTAATATAAAAAAGAATAAAGAGTTAGTTGAACTTAACAAGAAATTTAAATTACAAAGAATGTATTTTGAAGAATTATTTAAGAATTCTCGAGATGGAATTGTTATAATTGATAATAAAGATAGAATTATAAACGTTAATGAATCTTTTGAAAAAATTTTTCAATATAAATTTGAGGAAATAAAAGGTTTATTTGCAAATGATGTTATTGCAAGCTTCAATATAGAAGATGCTTTTCAGTTTTCTAACATAATCATGCATGGTGGTACTGTTAACGCAGAAACTAAACGAAAAAGAAAGGACGGCTCCTTAGTAGATGTAAATATAATTGCTTTTCCCTTTATATTTGATACAAATCAAGTTGGATTATGTGCTATGTATAAGGATATTGGTTATAAAAAAAAGTCAGAACAGGAATTGCAACTGCAGAGGCTTTATTTTAGTCAACTTTTAGAGAACTCTCCTGAGGCTATATGTATGCTTGATAACGAAGATAGAATTATTGATGTGAATCCTGCATTTGAAAAACTCTTTGGATATACCAAAGAAGAGCTTAAAAATTATTATATAAATGATAGGATTGTTCAAAAAGAGGCAATTGGAGAGGCAGTTGGTATTTCTAAAAGTGTTATGAATGGAAATATT
This genomic interval from Clostridium kluyveri contains the following:
- the spoIIM gene encoding stage II sporulation protein M, encoding MLENKALSLINRHIKNNFWLYIISLVCFFTGIVIGIYSVRYMGGFEKSDLLSYLKNFTKVVDSGNVNYKSIFLETLKNNIPIILMVWFLGLTMIGIPVILIIDIIKGFTIGFTMSFVISSMGIKGMWFSFLGVLPQNIIYIPCIIFSSVLAMEFSLMLFKDRARVPWKSHILVRFTSYSMSFLLVCIIMFIGFFMESYLTPNMIKFIVVSSMRILL
- a CDS encoding endonuclease III, with the translated sequence MILDEQKTNFIIEVLKCFFILVFFGMFLPKFIDLVIYNLVVKSHSYDNSIFVYNIFSKNIDIIYNYITVFNEFIKF
- the xerD gene encoding site-specific tyrosine recombinase XerD, which gives rise to MESFLLGYAEQLEKKHMSKNTLDAYIRDINRFYNFIKKREGNLEEVEVVSIMAYVQYLQKEGKAISSIVRNIVSLRNFYKYLMVKGVINENPLLYYEIPKVKHNIPKVLTVDEVDKLLDSPDSTTYKGIRDKAMLEIMYAAGMKVMELLTLTIYDIDLKFSYIRCKSLRNKERLVPIGSVAVEYLKNYLDIRPQLNIYNLDTLFLNLRGAAMSRQGFWKIVKYYAKESKIDKDINAFTLRHSFAVHLLQNGADIKSVQELLGHKDLSATQIYSAVLKKNKIAEVYKKAHPRA
- a CDS encoding phosphopentomutase — its product is MKRVILIVFDSVGIGELPDAEEYGDVGSNTLGNISKAVGRLEIPTLYKLGIGNIQGVKNLSGCEKPIGNFGKCAELSKGKDTVTGHWEMAGIVLKIPLNTYPQGFPEDIIEEFQVKIGRKVLGNKVASGTEIINELGKEHVDTGYPIVYTSADSVFQVAAHEKVIPLEELYKICKIAREMLLGDRTVGRVIARPFIYDKGKYVRTSNRKDFALDPPGKTMLDYIKEAGLDVMAVGKIEDIYNKRGITEAVHIKNNMDGIDKTLGYMKKNKQGLIFTNLVDFDMLYGHRNDVEGYAKALVEADKRIPEIISNMNERDVLIITADHGCDPTTKSTDHSREYIPVLVYGKNLKACVDIGIRKSYSDIGKTILELLDIKNDLQGISFKDLIDK
- a CDS encoding pyrimidine-nucleoside phosphorylase — translated: MDMKYIIQKKKSGRSLTSEEIDEMVQGYIKGQIPEYQMSAFLMSVCFKGMTEEETANLTMSFVNSGDKVDLSDIKGIKVDKHSSGGVGDKISLIVVPLVASLGIPVAKMSGRGLGHTGGTIDKLESIEGFNTRLSKNDFISNVNTYKMAIVGQSGNLTPADKKIYALRDVTSTVDSIPLIASSIMSKKIASGADAIVLDVKVGSGAFMKSLGEAKDLARTMVSIGKSLNKKTIALVTDMNQPLGHEVGNANEVKEAIEVLKGKGAEDETLVALAIASYMAVLGGAFQDVNTAYKALEELIKSGRAIEKFRQLVEIQGGNPQVIDNPKLFPQAQNHIDIKAHKSGYVYKIQAESIGRSAMLLGAGRKTKEDIIDLSAGITMVKKVGDKVSLGDTLCILHSNMNDCMEAEKIALNAFSIGVTKPPEIQYIYDVIE
- the hepT gene encoding type VII toxin-antitoxin system HepT family RNase toxin codes for the protein MVNNIDLPKIKQKIIFMQSNLNKLKKLQKISKDIFIEDFRNVDSAKYLLQVTIEAMLDISNHIIARNRMGKPKTNKESFEILAKESIIDRKYVNICFAMVKLREGIVHMYFDINDEMIYEITQNNLEDFEAFIQTIIKNINL
- a CDS encoding methyl-accepting chemotaxis protein; translation: MISINGIDYLKAIAELHVDIISGGVLYLIIEGDTFVWRKASKDFDLNIFHVGEKLNSNSIAGRAIKENRTIIQNVPRSLYGMRLTTLAQPLVNEKNQPIGAFSIVFPRLHPAAKSFTDFAPILAEMYPEGAFLYMTDLEKIAYRQPSKKFDIPRLQVGYNLNEDNTAAKAIKTKKQISLERDSTAHGVPTLTTCYPLFDEDNSQEVVATLGIIIPKVIASNLRDMSSGLEHNLAGIASVISQLAASASAIYTNEKELNKDINEIIKLSEEINEVSSFISKIGNQTNMLGLNASIEASRAGESGKGFGVVAQEIRKLSEQSKGTVPKIKELTDSIKEKVNKTCEKSQNSLVSIQEQAAVSEEITASIEEISSMSEELNKIAHTL